The nucleotide sequence ATTTTGTTACAAATAATTACAATACCATTTCTATTACGAAGTATGTGTTCTTCATCTTATGGGGCTCACGAATTTACTTTTATTGGTCGAACTATGAACTGTTTGTCCGGAATCACTACTCCCCATCAGTCCCATCTGCTGAAAGCATCGACGTTTACCTGTATACTATCTCTACTTGACGTGGGATCTCCCCCTCTACTCGATGGCACGGATTGAAAGGAGGCGTAATGGACGGTGGATCCAACACAACGATAACGTAAGGCGATAATTAATTACTAATTACTACacacattatttattaattttatatatatatatatatatatatatatatatatatatatatatacgtataataTTAATTTTCCACAAATTGAATGAATACAAAAGAAGCCTGATTTCGTTCTCTCCCACCGTCTCTTTCCTCTCCGACGAATTGGGCCGCCGTGAGGGGACGACGGACGAATTCCCGGTTTCCAAAGGCAAGAAGACCCCTTTGGAGATTTGTATTCCATATGGTCGAATTCGGTGAGTTAGGCATCGGTCGCCACGGCCGCTCTGGTACATCTAGGTTTTCATTTTTCTTGAAGATTTGTATTCATTCTTGTATGATCTTTGTTTCGACTTTGGCGATCGATAGGATACGTCGCGACCTTTGAGTTTGAATCTCTGAATTATCTTTCTTTCGGTTCCTTCAGGTGATGAACAGGCCAAAGAAAAAGTCGCGATTTGTTCCCGTTTTGATCGAAGCTTGGATCCTCCGCGATGACGTTGAACTATGATAAGAATCTGTGATGTATTTGGCCGGTCCAACGTCGTCCTTCGCTATGAGGGTGATGGCTGGTTTTCTCTCTTCGGTGCACTCAAACTTTTCGCCGTCGGCATGGGCAACTATTGTTGCCGGCTTCTTTGTTCTTGTTGCGCTTTCGTTTTCTGCCTTCCTTGTATTCGAGCACCTTTCTGCTTACAAGAATCCCGAGGTTTTCCTTACCTCCCCTCTCCTCCTTGCCTCTGTGTCTTCTCATTCTGCGTCCATGAACTTTCACATGTCCGTCATCTTTTTTACAGGAGCAGAAGTTCTTAATTGGGGTCATCTTGATGGTTCCTTGTTATTCAATCGAGTCTGTGAGTATTTCTTTCATAATCTTGGACAATGTTGATGTTGAAACCATATTGCATCAAAGTTGGCAGCTTCGTTTCGTGAATGTTGGTGGTTACTCTGAGTTACAGAAGCTCGTCCGACCACTTCGGATGCAAGTGATTTTTTTATACAACTTTCGGATGATATTGACAACTTAATAAATTGGTCACTTTCAGGAAGTGCCACTTCTTTGCCTCTCACTTTGCGCCAACCAAAAATCCTTAAAATTACATGTTATTGGTGGAAATTTATATCGATCCTTCATCAAAAACTTTGCTGCTTTTATTTTATTATCGTTTTCTTTCCTCTGTAGATATGCTTAacatatatgtatttttttttcatattgtagTATGTGTCATTGGTGAATCCATCGCTCAGTGTTGATTGTGGTATCCTACGTGATTGCTACGAGGCCTTTGCCATGTACTGCTTTGGAAGATATTTTGTTGCTTGCTTGGGTATGCCTCTATCACGACAGGTTCTCTAGTTCAATTTGTTTTGGCTCTCATCATTCAAGAGTGAGAAAATATTGctatttcttttctttgaaaCTTGTGTAAAGTTCTTGATCGATTATGGATATAGTTATAGGTTATGATATTTCCTTTTGAATATTCTAATTGGTCCATATATACTTGAGTAATTACCAGCTAGTCCTGATGCTTCCTTGAAAATCCTCAAAGGTTGAAAAGAAAGAATATTAATTTGAATGGCGTTGGGAGATCTGTGAATATGATGTGGTTTCTGATGGTGAAGTGTTGCATAGGCATTTGAAAACTATAATGGTATCAGGCAGCCAGCAACTTAAGATCCACCGGCTTACGTGAAGGGATAATAGGGAGAAGCATTCCATGTGCTGGATCGATCCAGTTGCATTCAGGTTAAAGATCTTTATTTAGTTTATGTTGGGTTCAAAATGGACTCGTAAAACAAGTCAAGACCATTACTCGTGTTTGAATTGGACTCGTGTTGTACTCCTGGTTGGATGTAGTTTCCACCGATGATAGCAATTTGGTTCAGATTCAGATCCGGATCCATCTATACCTGATCAATCTGGTTATATCCCTATTTCCACTTCATTAGTCAATATAAGATGGCTGCTTCTACCCAATGTTAACCTTTTAGGTCTTGTTGCAGATAGTCATATACCTAATTTGCCTTGAACGCATCATAGCTCCATTCAAAAAGGTCATATGGCAAGCTGGTAGTACAATTCCTACTTGCATTAAAAGGTTGCATCTGTTGATAATCGGTACGTTTATGTAGGTAATAAGGAACTTGAAACAGTAAATatcaattttctttcttttccagctCTGGAACTTGCCCATTTGTttcatttacaatcttttttaatGCACTCTAAACTCCAAACTACAATTTTCTCTTGTCAAATCTGCAATTCTGTGCATAATGAAGCATGCATCAGCTTCTTTCCTTGATGTTTATGCGCACGCTTTGCTTGTGGACTGTCAGTGCAGTTTTCTCTGGAACTGTTCCAACCCTTGTTATACCCATCTCAAAGATCATAGTTTGCAATGCTTTGTATATTGATGTATTTCTTCTTGGTAATCGGTATTTAGTAAACTTTGCTGGTTTAGATGGAGAAGAGAGGACATCAAATTTTGCCTTTGTTTTTGTCCACCACTATGCTGCTTCTTGATAATGAAATTTAATTATACTTTGCTGGTTTAGGTGGAGAAGATAGGACAATTGAATTTATGGAGAGGGATGGTTGTTCTTCTGCCGCTACGCCCCTCCTGGATCATGCTTCAGAAAGGGGCGTTATTCATCACCATTTCCCAATGAACTATCTTTTAAAACCTTGGAGAGTTGGCAGGTGGTTTTACCAGCTTATAAAGTTTGGAATTTTCCAATATGTAAGTATAGATGCAAGAAaatcctttgtttttttttttgtgtagaaACAGTTCATAACAGATGTCTTTTTTTCTTGCAGATGATAATAAAGACTATCACAGCAATTCTGTCTGTGATTTTTGAAGCTTTTGGTGTATACTGTGAAGGAGAATTCAAATTGGGCTGCGGGTAAGACAAGTTTGATTATATGCTCAAAACTTGGACTTTGGTGGAAATAGTTTGACATCATGTTATTGTTCTTCTTTATCGTTCACTTTCTACATAAGTTAATGAAGTTTTCTCTTTCCTTTTAATGTGGATAATAAGTCAGATCATGTCGAAAGGTTTCTGAAGATAATTGTTGGGTTCACTCTTGAGGTTTTCTTAGCAtcagggtttgccgtaccgaactgtaccgtccggtacgggcggtacataccggtccgacaggttgtcggtacgcggaccgtcttttaccggtccgagtgcactgcagcactgtagtagtgctacagtactagACACACCTGGGTATACCGCTCAGCACACctgggtataccgctcggtataccgtaccataccgataccgagcccaggtcgaaataccggtacggtacggtattgcgaaccttgcttagcATACACACTTTTTATTGGCCATGGTCAGCTGGCTTGGTTTGTTAGTACTTGTGTGTTACTTTCTCTTGTTTTCTTTACTAGGTACTCGTGAGCCTTACTATATCTGGGTTATTCTTGCTTTCATCAGCCATGACTGATCAATTTTCCTGTATATTATCGCCCTGGATATTTCTTAGTCGGAGGGTTCGAGATTCAGTAAAGGATGTAGAACCAGCTACAAAGATGCGTATCTTTGGTTTAATTTACTGGGAGCACATTATTTGACTGTATTATCTAGAGACATGCTGTGAAGCCTTGTGTGTGGGAACCTTGCATTTGCCTTGAGCACATGATTACAAATTGAAGATGTTATATACTATCCATACTAATATGATATACTCTCATTGCTCCTGACATTCTGGTCTTACAAAGCCTATCACGCATAGGTTTTTGTTCTTAAATGTGCACATCCTGTTTGTTAAGTGGAATTCATGGGCTTGGATCCCGTTTAGGTGTTTTACAGATATGTTGCAGGTAGAATGCTGTTGAAGGTGATGGTTATCTGAagctattttttttttgttcatctgGTTCTTGGGTTTTTGGCACTTTACTCACAGGACAGAATTGTGGTTCCTTGTATGAAGCTGCTAAATTTtgtttggaaaaataggcttaaaAGATAAAAACTGCTTTTAGTATAAAAGCCTTTATGAGGTTTCCTAACTAGTGAGCCACTTTAATTGTTGCAGACAACTAAGCCTTCTCTCTTTTGTGTTTCAGGTACCCTTACATGGCTGCTGTTCTCAATTTCAGTCAATATTGGGCCCTGTACTGTTTAGTTCAGTTTTACACTGCTATTAAGGATGAATTGGCACACACAAAGCCACTGGCAAAGTTCCTTATGTTCAAATCCATTGTCTTCTTGACTTGGTGGCAGGGTGTGACAATAGCACTACTCTATACATTTGGTTTGTTGAAGAGCCCTATAGCTCAAGGCTTGCAATTCAAGTCAAGTATTCAGGACTTCTTTATATGTATAGAGGTACTGTAAGCAGTCTTTTAGATGAGAATGTGCAATGTTCGATATATAAATGGCATAGGCAACCCGGTGAATTTTTTTGTTGTTTGATTTCAGATACTTTTATGATCGTTAGATATCTAAAAGCACCACTAGTTCCTTTCTCCAAATTTGATCATGACATTGTAATCCATCAATACATTTCTGAATAACCAAGTTCATCAAAATGCTCATATATTGTTTTGCTAGTTGGAAATTTCTGCAGTTGCAAGATTCATCTAAGCTGAAAGTTTTAACAGATTCACTTGTTCTTCCAGCACAGATGGCTGTAGCTGCTGTTGCTCACCTCTATGTGTTCCCTGCCAAGCCATATGAGCTATTGGCTGATCAGCCGCCTGGAAATGTTTCAGTGCTCGGAGATTATGCATCTGCAGACTGTCCTATTGACCCCGATGAAGTTAGGGACAGCACCCGACCTACAAAGCTGAGACTCCCTCAGCCTGATGTCAGTGCCAAATCTGTTACAGATATCAGAGAAAGTGTTCGGGATATTGTCGTAGGTGGTGGAGAACATGTAAGTCCATCCCATCTctcattatttatttgttttgctATTAGAAAAATCCACATCATGGCCATATAAATCTGCTAAACTTTGTAAGTTTATAGTTTTACGCTGACTTGTATCTGTAATGTCACATCACAACTGAAGACACAGAATATATTGAAAGCCGCTTTGACTGAGTTCAATATTGAGTCACCCTTCGATCACATAAGACATGAGGTAGCCTCATGAAATGGCATCGTCAGTTAGGCATATAGAACAGTAGACCATGTAGGGTGTACTAGCTTGGCTGATTTTATGTGAATTTCACTATTTCTTAGACAATTTGCTGAATAAACATTTCTTTGCTACTCCCAACCAATAATCACAGTTGTGTCTGCAAATATACCTGATTGTCAATATGTTTTTGTTAAGAGTTTATATCTTTTCCCTTGCAGATTGTAAATGATTTCAAATTCACTGTAACCCAAGCCGTGGAGCCTGTGGAGAAGAGCTTCACAAGACTCAACGAGAAGCTTCACCGGATCTCCGAAAACATAAAAAAGCACGACAAGGATAGAAGGAAAGCTAGGGACGACAGCTGCATCACATCGCCGATGAGGCAGGCAGTCCGTGGGATAGATGATCCTCTCTTGAATGGGACCACCAGCGACGGTGGGGCTTCCAGAGGAAGACAACGCTCAAGAAAGTCAGGTTATACCAGCGAAAGCGGGGGAGAGAGTAGCAAACAGGGCCGTGGGGAATACGAGATTCATGGCTGCAGATGGGTCATAAGGGATTAACTCTGCCGCGAATAATGGTTTCAGTATCAACTGCACGAGAAGTTGTGTCTAATTCGGAGCATGATGCCACAAGAAACCATCTCCTTGCGTGTATATGTTGTGATAGATTCCATTCGTTTTTGCCATATTTGAATTGTATTTAGCGAAAGGCAAACAAGTAGTGACATGTCCGTTGGAGATACATCTTATGTTGATTCATTTGGTACGTGAGCACATTCTTTGTTTCTCTCTCAGTTCCGTGGTAGCATGGCACTTTGCCCACCTGTTATGCATTGCAAGACGGGTATTGTTCGATCTGAGTCTGTTCGATATAAACCCGATCGAAGGATAAGATCCTGAAAACCAAGTCAAATCCAATAGGAGATCGACCAGATGCATCATAACATCGGTTTATTTTCGTCAAACTGCAACATTTGACCCGACCCTGTTATGATGTAATCATAATATTAATATTCTGGTTGAAAACACACCAAAAATTGATTTGGATTGGTGGCCGACTGGGATCCGATTCATCATCGACGATGGTGGGCCAACGCGCGCATGCATGCAAGCGTGTCCGCCGTCGACGTGACATCATGAGTTCCATCATCCTTATCCGTATCCTCGGTCAACCCCAATTCGTGGGTCCCACTACGATTGGACGGATTGCCTTCCTAATTCCTTCGATCGGAAACGGTCCGATCTCGACAATTCGACCGTTGGAACAGGTCCCCACGACCCAACGCACCCCCCCACCCCAATATTTACATCCGCTCCTCCCGCAGCCCACAGTCACAAacattctctctcttcttctccctgcgATTTGGAGGAGAGACTTCTTCGTCGCGGCATCGGAGGAAGCCTGGGATGGACCTCCGGCCCCAGTTCGCAGTGTCTCCACGCCGCCTTCGCCCCCGCCGACCACCACCGGCCTCCTCCTACGACGCTCCATCAGTTCGAGCCCCGCCGCCAGGTACCATAACGCACGACCACCTGCCTCACCCGCTGTCGCCCCCGTCATTACTCTTGACATGATGTATGTACCTCCTACAGCAACCTCCAAGAGGCCGCCGCGGCCGCACCGCTCGTCCATGTCCGTCGAGTCGCCGGCCCGGACCGACCGCCGGCTGGTGTCATCGGAGCTGGCGGCGCTGGTCGAAAGAGCGAAAGAAGAATTCCAGAGCTGCGGCGACGCGGGAGCTGCAGCTGCCGTGTCCTCCGGGGGCGGCTGCAGGAGCCCGGTGTTCGAACGAGGGCGGTTCTACGAGCTCTACTCGGCGCGGAGGAACGAGAGGCTCAAGAGGAAGAAGGGGGAGATGTCCGAGGAGGCGGTGGCGGAGGACCCGGGCAAGGCAGTGGAGCTTGCACGGAGGAGGGTGCCTAAGAAGGCGGAGGGGGTGAGGAAGTCGATGCCGGCGGACTTCTCGGTGGgccgcggcagcagcagcagcagcctgcGGTCGTCGGTGAAGAAGAGGCCGTACTCTGCTGCCGGTGTTGCCGAGTCGTCTGCCGGTGGTGGGCGGATAGTTAACGCCCGATCAGTGCGCAGGCTGTGAATTACCTTACAGGAACACTGGCGATCTTTCAGCTTAGAAGAATAGTTTGATTGGATGTTGTGTGGGTAGAAGAATCATTCATATCTTGGttttggtctctctctctctctttatttccatttttattttaGACAAATTAAAATGGGAGTATAGGAAGTAAAAGATATCTGAAAACAGTGATTATATATTTATTGTAgttgacgacgatgatgatgatcttttttttttttttaatgtataaaATGTTCGTATTTTTTTAGTGGAATTTAGCTGCGTGGTGGAATCATTATTTTGGGAAAAGTTGGAGCAGGATGATGGTGTATGACAGCAGGGGAATATTTGATGAAACGCTTTGattgatttcccaacattaaCTCAATGCGTGATTCTTTTTTTTGCCGGTGTGTAGGAGGAGAACTAAATTTATGATTATGGTATATATTAGTTGTCA is from Musa acuminata AAA Group cultivar baxijiao chromosome BXJ3-8, Cavendish_Baxijiao_AAA, whole genome shotgun sequence and encodes:
- the LOC103994444 gene encoding protein LAZ1 yields the protein MYLAGPTSSFAMRVMAGFLSSVHSNFSPSAWATIVAGFFVLVALSFSAFLVFEHLSAYKNPEEQKFLIGVILMVPCYSIESYVSLVNPSLSVDCGILRDCYEAFAMYCFGRYFVACLGGEDRTIEFMERDGCSSAATPLLDHASERGVIHHHFPMNYLLKPWRVGRWFYQLIKFGIFQYMIIKTITAILSVIFEAFGVYCEGEFKLGCGYPYMAAVLNFSQYWALYCLVQFYTAIKDELAHTKPLAKFLMFKSIVFLTWWQGVTIALLYTFGLLKSPIAQGLQFKSSIQDFFICIEMAVAAVAHLYVFPAKPYELLADQPPGNVSVLGDYASADCPIDPDEVRDSTRPTKLRLPQPDVSAKSVTDIRESVRDIVVGGGEHIVNDFKFTVTQAVEPVEKSFTRLNEKLHRISENIKKHDKDRRKARDDSCITSPMRQAVRGIDDPLLNGTTSDGGASRGRQRSRKSGYTSESGGESSKQGRGEYEIHGCRWVIRD
- the LOC103994443 gene encoding uncharacterized protein LOC103994443; its protein translation is MDLRPQFAVSPRRLRPRRPPPASSYDAPSVRAPPPATSKRPPRPHRSSMSVESPARTDRRLVSSELAALVERAKEEFQSCGDAGAAAAVSSGGGCRSPVFERGRFYELYSARRNERLKRKKGEMSEEAVAEDPGKAVELARRRVPKKAEGVRKSMPADFSVGRGSSSSSLRSSVKKRPYSAAGVAESSAGGGRIVNARSVRRL